TCCCCTCTCCGGGCCGCGACGGCCGGGCGGGACGAGGGCGGACCGGCGACGCCACTACCGCGAGTGGCCGCCCGCGCCGACGAGGCGCCGGGGCCGACGTGGCATCACAAGGGGGTGATCTCGATGAACGACAGCCCGCACGCACCACGGGCCGGTCACGTACCGGTCCTCCTCGAACGCGTTCTGTCACTGCTCGCCCCCGCCGTGGAGGCCGCCGCCTCCCGGGGCCGTGACCCCGTCTACGTGGACGCCACCCTGGGAATGGGCGGTCACGCCGAGGCCATGCTGGAGGCCCATCCGACGCTGCACCTGGTCGGCCTCGACCGCGACCCCTCCGCACTGGAGCGCTCCGGACGCCGGTTGGAACGATTCGCCGACCGGATCAGGCTGGTCCACGCGGTCTACGACGAGCTGCCCCGGGTGCTGTCCGACCTGGGCGAGCCGCACGCCGACGCGGTCCTGTTCGACCTCGGCGTCTCCTCCCCCCAACTGGACGAGGCCGAGCGCGGCTTCGCCTACTCCCATGACGCGCCCCTCGACATGCGGATGGACCCCACCCAGAGCCTGACCGCCGCCGACGTCGTCAACGACTACCCCGCCGCGGAGCTGGCGCGGATCCTGCGCGAGTACGGCGAGGAGCGGTACGCCCGACGCATCGCCACCGCCATCCTGCGCGAACGGCAGCGCGAGCCCCTCGACTCGACGCGGCGGCTGGCCGACCTGGTCCGCACGTCCATCCCGGCGGCGACCCGGCGGACCGGCGGCAACCCCGCCAAGCGGACGTTCCAGGCGCTGCGCATCGAGGTCAACGGCGAGCTGACGATCTGGGAGCGCGCGCTGCCCGCCACGCTGGAGACGCTGCCGGTCGGGGGGCGGGTCGCCGTGCTGTCGTACCACTCCCTGGAGGACCGCATCACCAAGCGTGCGCTGGCCGCGCGCACCACCGACACCACCCCGCCCGGTCTGCCCGTCCCGCTGCCCGAGCGGCAGCCGCGGTTCCGGCTGCTCACCCGGGGCGCCGAGCTGCCCGCCGAGGAGGAGACCGCGGCCAATCCGCGCGCCGCCTCGGTGCGCCTGCGCGCCGCGGAACGGATCCGCGAGGACGTCCCGGGCCCAGGAGGTACGGCATGACTTCGACCGTGGAGGAGCCCCGGCCGCGCCGCGGGTCCCGCACCGCCCGCCGCGGCGGCACGGCCCGCGAACGCGCCCCGGCGCGACGACCGGCCGCCCGCCCGGAGCGCGCCGAACGGGCAGAACGCGCCGAGCGGGTCGAGCGGGCCGAGCGCGCCGAGGCGATCGCGCGGTCCGCGCCGCCCCGGGCCCCGTTCGTGGTGCTGATCGTCGGGCTGCTCAGCGGGGCGCTGGTCAGCCTCCTGCTGCTGAACACCGTGCTGGCCAAGGACGCCTTCGAGCTGACGCGTCTGCAGCGCAGCGTCAAGCAGTTCGACCAGCAGCGGCAGGCCATGGAGAGCGAGGTCGCCCGCGAGGAGTCGCCCCAGCGCCTGGCCCGCAAGGCCGAGAACCTCGGCATGGAGCAGCCGACCCAGTTGGCGTTCATCGACCCGCACACCCGGCGCGTGGTGGGCGGCGCGGTGCGGCCCGTCCCGCACGACGCGGCGGCCGCCGCCAGCGCCGCCGCGGCCCTCGGAGTGCCGGGCGTGGTCATCCCCGGCGACGGCGTGACCACGGCGGCGCAGCGGCCGTGACCACGGGGAAGGCCTCATGACGACCCGACCCGGACGGGGCGCGGCCGGACCGCCGTCGGGCCGCGGACGCTCCCCGCAGAACCGCGGACAGAGCGGCCCCGGCGCGGCGCGCGCACCCGGCCGCCGGCCCGGCCGCTCCTCCGGCACCCCGCCGCGCCCCGCCGGCGGCGACCGCGCCAAGGAGCCGCGCACTCGGGACGACCGACCCGACGCGCGACGTCCCTCGGCCGACGGCGGACGCACCTCGCCGAAGGGGAGGCCCGCGTCGCGCGGCCCGGCCGACCGCCCCTCCGGGCGCATCCGGCCGGCGCAGACCGGCGGCACCCGACCTCGGGGGTCGTCCGGCGGCCGGCCGCCCGGCGGCGGACGCGTCCTGCCGCGCATCCCGTTCCGCCGCAGCGACCCCCTCCGGCGGCTCAACGCCGGGCTGCTGGTCATCGCGTTCGTGCTGTCGCTGTTCGCCGGCCGGCTCGTCCAGCTCCAGACCATCGAGTCCGAGGCGTACACCGCGCGGGCGATCGACCAGCGGCTGCACAAGCTGGAGCTGCCCGCGGTGCGCGGCGACATCACCGACGCCGAGGGCCATCCGCTGGCCAAGACCGTGGAGGCCCGCGCCGTCTACGCCGACCCGCACATGATCAAGGCCGAGCAGCGGCCGAAGATCGTGGCGGCGCTGGCCCCGATGCTCGGCCTGGAGCCCGCCCACGTCCTCAAGGTCATCAGCACACCGCGCACCCGGTTCGCCTACCTGGCTCGGGGCGTCCCTCCCGACCAGGGCCGGATGGTCGAGGCGCTGCGCTTCGCGGGCATCGACACCCTGCCGGAGTACCGCCGCATCTACCCCAACGACTCCCTCGCGGCCAACGTCATAGGGTTCGTGAACGGTGAAGGAGAGGGCGGCGCGGGCCTGGAGTCCGCCTTGGACGACCGGCTCGCCGGGACCGACGGCTGGCAGCGCGTCGAGATCAGCCCCGGCGGCCAGCACATCCCCATGGGCGAGGACAGCAAGCGCCCGCCGGTGCCCGGCGAGGGCCTG
The DNA window shown above is from Thermomonospora umbrina and carries:
- the rsmH gene encoding 16S rRNA (cytosine(1402)-N(4))-methyltransferase RsmH, which translates into the protein MNDSPHAPRAGHVPVLLERVLSLLAPAVEAAASRGRDPVYVDATLGMGGHAEAMLEAHPTLHLVGLDRDPSALERSGRRLERFADRIRLVHAVYDELPRVLSDLGEPHADAVLFDLGVSSPQLDEAERGFAYSHDAPLDMRMDPTQSLTAADVVNDYPAAELARILREYGEERYARRIATAILRERQREPLDSTRRLADLVRTSIPAATRRTGGNPAKRTFQALRIEVNGELTIWERALPATLETLPVGGRVAVLSYHSLEDRITKRALAARTTDTTPPGLPVPLPERQPRFRLLTRGAELPAEEETAANPRAASVRLRAAERIREDVPGPGGTA